The following coding sequences lie in one Spea bombifrons isolate aSpeBom1 chromosome 5, aSpeBom1.2.pri, whole genome shotgun sequence genomic window:
- the RAB12 gene encoding ras-related protein Rab-12, translating into MDSRPGFQRGLGGSGGNSNDIYAFGGSSSSSPAQARRRKQPPRPADFKLQVIIIGSRGVGKTSLMERFTDDTFCEACKSTVGVDFKIKTVELRGKKIRLQIWDTAGQERFNSITSAYYRSAKGIILVYDITKRETFEDLPKWMKMIDKYASEEAELLLVGNKLDCEIDREVTRQQGEKFAQQISGMRFCEASAKDNFNVDEIFLKLVDDILKKMPLELMRSELSNSILSLQPEPEVPPELPPPRPHVRCC; encoded by the exons ATGGATTCCAGGCCTGGTTTTCAGAGAGGGCTGGGAGGTAGCGGGGGAAACAGCAATGATATATATGCCTTCGGCGGCTCATCCTCCAGCTCCCCGGCTCAGGCCCGGCGGCGGAAGCAACCCCCTCGGCCGGCGGACTTTAAACTGCAGGTTATCATTATCGGCTCCAGGGGAGTCGGCAAAACCAGCCTAATGGAGAGGTTTACAGACGACACTTTCTGCGAGGCTTGTAAATCCACAGTGG GAGttgactttaaaataaaaactgtggAACTAAGAGGGAAGAAAATTAGATTACAGATATG GGACACAGCTGGCCAGGAAAGATTCAATAGCATAACATCCGCCTACTACAGGAGTGCCAAGGGTATCATTTTAGTCTATGATATCACCAAGAGGGAGACTTTTGAGGATTTACCCAAATGGATGAAGATGATTGACAAG TATGCATCAGAAGAAGCAGAACTTCTTCTGGTAGGCAATAAGCTGGACTGTGAAATTGACAGGGAAGTTACAAGGCAACAGGGAGAAAAG TTTGCACAACAGATCAGTGGGATGCGTTTCTGTGAAGCAAGTGCCAAGGACAATTTCAATGTTgatgaaatatttttgaaactgGTTGATGACatattaaaaaag ATGCCTCTGGAACTGATGCGGAGTGAATTATCCAACAGTATTCTGTCTCTTCAACCAGAACCTGAAGTCCCACCAGAATTGCCTCCACCTAGGCCTCATGTTCGTTGTTGTTGA